Below is a genomic region from Lineus longissimus chromosome 4, tnLinLong1.2, whole genome shotgun sequence.
TGGTAGCACCTCCTTTATTCTGCCAATTCTCAGGTTTCACGCACCAAATGCTTAAAACCCGCTATCGAGATACAACACCATGACAACATGTCCATTTTATGAAACACCCTGTACACAATATTTACCATCTGCACTTATAATGTCTCTTGTGCACAAAATGGTTAATCTACCAATCATTTATGTTgccattgatattgaaataaCAGTGGATATGTCTTTTAAATGATCTGGtcagatttgagaaaaaaaggacAAGCTCTCGATTAATTGGTTCAAGTATTGATTTTAAAACAACAGAATCAAtgagatgaaaaaaataataaagaaatgtaatttcaatgacattttcatCAAGTGGCTGTTAGGAATTCTCCTTTATTGGGGTTTAAAAGTAGCGGGCAGCAAGCTGGTGGTAGGACAGCCTCTCTCTTTGAACAAAATGTAATGGTATCTCATTGTGAATGACTACAGAAAATGGGTTAAGTTGCTGCCAACTTTTAAAAAATCTCCTTGTACTCAAAATCTTAATGAAACCCCTACTACACATGTACTTAGACATCTGCACTGAATGATTTTCCTGATGACATAATGATTTCAAAGTAAACAGTTTATCTGTTTCTGACCCATAATGGCATGATAGTTGTTTTCTGTGCTGGTCTGTGAACTTTTTCGACTGTTCTGTTTGATACATTggtcaaatttcattttgaaatgccgCCCCGAGTGTCACTGAGGAAACTTTTCCACCTTTCTCGTCTGACATATCTTTCTGTCTCTTCCAGCGACCACGGGTTGCCAGCCCAAGCAAGATTCCTGCGCCCAGTCCACTGCGGGAGAAGACTATCAATTACATCGCCTACAGACCTATGTACCATACTTCCACCCTGGAGAACCGGCGACCTCCCAAGGCGACTCCCCAGCGCTTACATAACTCAAAGATCCCCTCCCCCATTAACCCTGTACAGTCTCCCCAGTCTCAGTATAACAACTATACGCTAAGGACTTCCAGGTTATTAGAATTGGCTCGAGCTCGTGGTGCTATTCCAAAGAATTTGGACTTCATGAATGCACCGCGGGCTATGCCGGAAGACAGTTCGAGCTCTTCAGACCCTAACTTAGAGGATTATACTATGCAACAACAATCATCTATGCCAGATGTACGTGTAGCGGGTGATACGAATAAACGTGTTAAAGAAATATCAGACGCTGAGCCTAGTACCTCGGCAACACATTTGAAATCTAGTGAATATATTCTGAATTCGGATGTGGATACTAGCGAGCACGAAACAACAGACTCCAGACCTAAAAAATTAGTGAATAAGTACGAAAGTCTTGAGCCTGGCTACATGGAAAGTAGCAGTGATATGTCTCAGCAGGGCTCAGGAGTGTTCAGCAGTTCTGCGTCGAAATCGCGCAGTGGATTATTCAAACCAGTATCTGGTATTCTTTCGGCGTTGTACAGCAAGCTGGATAGCTCATCGCACAGCCGTCTTAGTGGGAGCGAGGACGGTGCCACAAGTAACAATTCATCGACGTCAAAATTAGTTGAACAAAATCCGAATGCAACACCGAGCAAacagaaaaagaaatttttgCTCCACCTGAATCGGAAGGCGCACAAGACGAGCACACCTAAGCATAATAGTGGGAAAAGCAGTTCCAAACGTGCATCACCTCATTCACCTCATGGGAATACCCATTGGTTACCTAAACCCGAGTCGCCACGGTTACCTATGCAAATGCCCATAGCAACCATAGAAAGCTTCACGGACGACGAAGACGATGAGTTTCTGAGTAACAAACCGTTGATTCAGACAGCGCAGTTGCCGTCGCCAACCACGCAGATTCCTCGGCCACAGAGAAGAAGCAGTGGCAAACGGTCACAGAGCTTGGCCGAAGGGGATTCGTCACCGACGGCCAAGGCGTGGTTTCCAAGGAACGGAATATTCACCCCAGTGCCAGACAACTCATTGAGGTATGAATGATCTTTTACTTGTTTTAGAGTTGAGTAGATTTTAAATTCAAAAGTTTTTTGCAGTGCTTGAAGCTTTTAATTGTGATCATCAAGCATGAAACAAATTGCTCATTTGTACAGCGCTCAAGAGGTCTCGGCGATTCTCTTGGTGGTTTAATCCTTTTGCTGTGGGTGAcatgcatagcacgtcatgtacatggtctcGTATCATGAatgtgacgtgcatagcacgtcgTGCCCATCCAAAATGTTAATTATAAGGGATAACTAGTTTCATCCTGATAgaatagatggcgacacttccGATAAAAGTAAGCTCCGCAGTTTGTTATTGGTATCGACCGTCGGTACCTGGCGGCGCCGGCGGAAAAGTGGCTGCCGCATCAGAAGGGTTAAGGATTGATTCTAACACTTCAACCTCGCTTCCAGGTGCGAGTTACTAAACGTCGGCTCCTCTGACTCGTTGACGCATGAATCTTCTGTGAGTAGTCTTCGCCAGGATGGCAGCATGGATAAACTGGTGTCAGGAGGCAGTGGCTCAAAGGTGCATCCTGTTAATATTGCCAAAGGTAAGCATCGCCAAACTCTAGCAGACGGCATCCAGATTTGTCAATTACACCAAAAGTGCCCAGTTTATTGGAAGGGTCAAAACTATACAcaccaaaaattgttttgtttttgaccCTCCTGAAGTGTTTTCTGGATGTTGTAATGATGAAATCTGCTCCTTGACACCGTTTAATGACATCACacctgtaccccccccccccccctcatccaGTCAGGGGTCAACACCAATTCACATTATTTTGAGTTATTTGTGGTTTTCACCCGTCGCTTTGACATTTACAGATGATGAACAGCCCTCATCGGCGCCGAACCTTAACACAAATCCTTCCACGAAAAATGGACAGTCCCGAATACCGCGGCCTTCCTCGGGAAATGTTGCCATCGCAAACACGCATAGTTTTACTGCAATTCCAATTGGTCCAGAGGGGAGCAATGGTTTGAGGTCTCCTCAAAAACAGGTAAGGAGCATTCTGATTGGTCCAGAGGAGAGCAGTGGTTTGAGGTCTCCTCAAAAACAGGTAAGGACTTTTTGATATGTCCATGCAGCGGAGAGCAGTGGTTTGAGGCCTCCTCAAAAACAGGTAAGGACTATTCTGATTGGGCGAGGTGAGGGCGATGGCTTGAGGTCTCCTCAAAAACAGGTAAGGACTATTGGGATTGAAGGAGAGAATGAAAAGCAAAAAAGCAATTTATAATTTATTCCAACTCTCCAGTGGAAATGGTCATTTGGAAATTGGGTCTTGCAGAAGAAATAATTTCATGCAACACTGCTTATTTCTCACTGCAAATGAGAGCTGCCTGACAATGAACTGTGATCAGTAAAACTATTTGAAGTTTGGTTGTTGGTGAAATGATACCGAGCCTATAAATATAGTGTTGTTTACTTGTAGAAGAAGGAGCCCCCGCCTAAACTACAACTCAAAGACTTTGACAAGGAGGCGAAGCAGTCGTCTTGGAAAACGGGGCTTTCACATCTGCTGCGGAGGACGAAGCAGAGTAGCATGAACAACAACGTGGTGACTAAGCAGAACGCGTCGTCTTCGCACAACAAACTTGTCAAATCGCGGCCAAAGTTGGGCAAAGTTCGAAAAGAGTGGAATAACGATATGGACGCCAAGTGGACGACGCCTCCCGCTTCATCAACGTCATGTGTGAATAGTAACAGTAAATTCAGTAAGTATTTGCATGGACCAAGAGGTGGTGCTGTCAGTTGTTGCGTTAGTATCGTTGAAATGAGTATTATGTATGTTATTCAGTCCAATTGAAGTTAGGTAAATTATGTTGTCCTGTAGTGTAATATGCAGGGATAAGGCATTTCCATTTTTACCTGCATAAGAAGGGCTTCATTTGTCCACAGAATTGGAAAGCGCTTGCCTCAGCTCTGCGTAGGATTTTGAATTTTGGAAATCAGACCAAAAAAACCCATTTTAGAGGCATGTTTTGCAATTTAGGGCAGTTCCAAGAACAGCATTTTCGTGcgaatttttttcaatttttactgTTACATCCCTTGTGAGGAGTGAAAAATCTGGCACAGAATGTCCGCCACAAAATATTATCTCAAATGGGTATCTGTACCTACGTGTAGCAATAGCATGTACAGACTGTAATTACTTTATCTTTATTTTCCATTATAAATGTAAAAACGTACTGAAGAACCTGTGTCAATTTCAGTTAAGTCTTTCAAGAATtagtaaagactagtctttattagtTCTTGATTATAAACATTGTAATAGCATTTCGATTTTTTTACAGCACTAGCCCGTTTCATGTTTCAATAAGTCATCTTTTTTTCGTTTTATTTCTGATAATTTGTCATGCGGATAAGTCTTACTCAGGCCGTCCAGAAGGAGAaatagaaatttgaaaaaatctctTTATTTATGTTTTGAGTTCCTCATGTCAAATCAAAGATTCAAATCTTTGAGGGAGACCGACGTTCATGAAATTTCGCTTTATTCTTATGcaattttaaaggcctacgccattcgttaaaaatgtgaaatttgtaaataaattcaaaattttctcATTAAGCTAAATcgaactgaatataaatttcaacatatcCATTTTGTGGACAGATATACAACTGCCGAATGCATGATAATGCActgtggcattgtgtataaatgcATACTGTTTTCCTAATCCATGATTGAAAACGAaaggcgtacccctttaaagaagAATTCGCTATTCATTTACAATTAGGATTTGCTGGTTTGGTTCATAGCTGCTAGGCATTTCTAACAGTAATGCGCTTGGTAATGAAGCAGCGAATAACGTGTTCTGCTAGATCATTATTATGAGGGTAGTTCAGGGACTTTTCTAGAATCGGAACATCTTGAATTCAAGATTGCGATTGACTGAGAAATGGTCATGGGCCGAAATGTCTTGGCCAAAATGGTCTAGGCACAAAACGACCATTAAATAACCCATCAGGCTTCTCTGCATTGATGTCATCTTGCGTTCCAGATGTTCTTATTCTCATATTAAAGTCTCTAAACCTCCCTATTGTCGCAACAGCAGGAATCTCTCTTTAGCTGCAACTTGCATCAAAGCTGTCAGGCATGGGTTCAACTATCCTTCTGTCCGATTCTAAACCGCTTTTCAAAATACTCACACAATAACAGGATGGGGAGAAAATTGGCATTGCCCTGAAAACTGCTTGGAATATCACAATCTGtccaataaaaaatatcatttgctGGTTCTTTATATTCACCTTTGCAGATTGTGGATTGTCACAACTCTAAAAGCACTGAAGTGGCATTTACGAAATTGCTGCTTCTGTCCCGGATGATTTTAAAATGTACCAAATTTGATGTGGTCTACTTAAACCCAGAAATTAGCTGGCGATCGTGACTCGCACATGAGAGGACGGTTAGTCAGACCCAACTGTTAGCCTGGATGAAAATCTGGACTTGCTTTTGCATAGTGCGGACAGAAATGTCGCGGGCGTGTACTCTAAACGGTTCTACCTTGAGGTTCACAGAATAAACTAACACAACTCTTCAGTTAAAATGATATCAATCTATATAATTTGGCCAGTTCTTCACTGCGCCTTTAATTTCATACAGTTAATACGGAAATACACCTTGACTTACAAATATATCTTCTTCACCAGACGAAACAACGGTATTCGACACGGACGCTTAATAAATCGAGACGAGACACAATGTGACTTCCCCACACAACGTAACTTCTGAACTGACCCGAAAATCCAGTGCAACTCCTTTTTATACTATGCAACAGAACCCCCCCGTAGAAATACGTCCCCCAACAGAACCCCCAAGGAAAAGCTATACAACCCCTTTAAAGATACGAAACTAAGACACCCTCCAAAGGACCCCTATAAAACGACCCGGAAATATAACCAACCCGACGCGCTaacaataataaacattggCACGTGGCCAACGTAGACGTCATACGGGAATTCCCTACGAATTAACATGCCAACAATAGAATCCACAACGAGGCTCCCGCCATGTTTGCTAGCagaagaacaaaataacatgcGTGACGGCGAGAGACAAAATGACATATAAATACCGTTTTAGCTGCAAGACTCATAGAACTTATATACAGACAGGTAAAGATATTATAATAGCCTAACTAGGATGCTAACAAAAGTAGTGTCATGCCTTTGCGAAACCGCTACGCGCCCGCAAAGCGCATGACCAAAACCCTAACAATCTGGCATACTAAACGATGTACACTGCACTCAACTACAATCCATGCATACATTAATACATTACGAATATACAAAACGCCACACTACCTCCCCTCTCACCATTGTTTGCCCCCAAACAATAAACCCAAAACAACTAACATTAATGCTGGACCATCCAGACTCATAATTAATGTCCTCACCACAGAATAGAATAATAGAATACCAAAGTTACACAGTAAACATACCCCCAACTATTAACTGGCAGCTCCAACTCTCAATAATGATAATCTAAGATACAATTCATGAACTAGTACACGTAGTAGGGGAACAGTTACTCATACTAAGCAGTCTATTCTAAAGTTCAAATAAAAGTTGCTCCCAAAACTCTCCACTGTAATCATCCTCAATGTTCTCCTTGTCCTCGTCTCGAGTCGCCTCAACTCTAACTGATTCAGTTCCCTTCTGTTCGTCCACCTTACTCTTTTCCACAACTACGACCCTGGAATCCTCCACCGGTGGTGGTGCTGATACGGCCAGCTGCTCCTCAAATGTTTCAATGTAGTCCTCCCCGTTTTCCCCGTGCCACTCGCGCTCCGTTACCATTATGTCAGAATCCTGCGTTGCACCTCTCCCCCTTATATATCTAGAATGCTGTGCAgtgacatgcacatgatgacGTCGCATATGTCTCCTCAAGTGTGAGTTGGTGTGGAAGACACCAGGGCAGTGTTGACAGTGCACACTTCTGCGCCACCTGGGATTGCTGCTACAACGTCTTAGATGACTCTTTCTACTGTCCTCCACCACTACTCTGCACCATTTACATTCCCAGGCCATCACACTGAAAGGAAGGCATGGAAGAGTAAATTCCCAATACCCAGAGGTGCCTAAGCGTCTAGGTTCATGTGATCTGACCACAATCCCCTCAACCACTCTCCGAATCTCTCTTTAGGCCGGGAGACTCGGCCACTCCTAGTAATTTGCACCTCATCAATGATTTCAGCTTTTTCAGCTACTAACTGAGGACTAACATTAATTTGCGCCTGACTTGtaataatattttgatttttatttCTCCCCTTATCTTTCCCAGGTGAATTGAATAGAACTTCTGGTGGATCTGAATCCGCACTAAAAGGTGCTGAGTCCACTACTCCAGGTTGTTCACCTGACGCCCTAACTCCCTGTATTACCTCTGACGTTATAGAATCAACCACCCCAGGTTGTTCACCTTGTGCTGGTTGATCTGAATTCAAAGTAACTTCGGACTCTGAAGTCCTACTGGGCTCAACAGTGAGCCAACTGACTCCACTAGTACCCTTGTACCGTCTCAACCGATCTATATGTACCACCTTGGGTTTGCAACGTACAGTCTTCTGTACTCTATACACAACGTCATCTATTTTATTCACTATCAGATATGGTCCCTCCCAATTCCTTTGCAACTTGGGTGACAACCCTTTCCTAGGTTTTGGGTTATACAACATGACCCACTCTCCCTTACTCAGGGGTTCCCCTTTGACCTTGAGGTCGTAATTTGTTTTTTTGTCGTCTGGTGTTCTTTATTACCACCTCCCTAACTTTCTCATGGGCATAACTTAACCTCTCCCTCAACTCTTCAGCATAATAGGATTCAGGTTGCCCCACCACGTCTTCTTCTAGTCTATTGTCCAAATATAAGTCTATAGGCAACCGTACCTCCCTACCCAACATCATCATGTTTGGTGTTTCCTGGGTGGTCTCTTGCACCCCAGACCGATATGCCATCATAACATAAGGGAGGTAAGAATCCCAATCGGTTTGCTTCTCAGACACCATAGTGGATAGCATAGTTAATAATGTAGAATTGAAACGTTCCACCAACCCATCAGACTGAGGTCTCAGCGGTGTTGTGCGAGTTTGGTGTACTCCCAATAGCTTCAAAGCCTCCTTATGTAACTTGGCCGTATACTGAGAGCCCTGGTCACTATGGCACAATCTAGGCACCCCATATCTACACATCACCTCTGTAACAATTTTATCCGCCACCGTGGTAGCTTCCATGTTTGGGATTGCAAATGCCTCTACCCATCTAGTAAAATAATCTGACACCACCAGAACATATTTCATTCCACCCTCAGTTTCTGGCAAGGGTCCCAACAAGTCGGATGCTATACGCTCCAT
It encodes:
- the LOC135486105 gene encoding serine/threonine-protein kinase MARK1-like isoform X2, with the protein product MGRKIQYIGRYVMEGQTLGKGNFAKVELATHGISKCKVAIKIIDTRKIKEDYTRQNLYREARILAQIRHPNIIRLYETLKATTLYCLVTEYAAGGELLAYLKTYKDQRLSENQARPFVRQLISALHYLHERGVVHRDLKMENIMLDEKKKNIKLVDFGLSNTFSKEELLKTHCGSPEYAAPELFTSGKEYGSEIDIWSLGVIMYALVVGKLPFTTPYTDQYRRQKLLQQIQKGLIQKHDREMSLLSTDCRNLLRQLIEPNPELRLPLLEIEAHPWVTKNGKCTFQPYLSPPKDKQARAQIVDELATLLGLERKHVDKTVHEYRSDELSAMYNMLMDERKRVQGVFDVDHTLRPRRVAEKEPQPSRSPHSKAAHAAKKTVKQSPKNRTQVTNPEPSAKSRTESKNSGVAVDVLKSDMPQPILLSQEYSVNNLKAGGKSRKDNNPVGGNRTTVEAQVTVAQVKAILEKEGVLNSDSSQQFHSDNSQEKLSEATSSPAQTNPALASSLPPTSDNKKLKRPQRLSVNLELTVLRNQAQSSWSSYAQQPPSYLETSLAFAATNRPRVASPSKIPAPSPLREKTINYIAYRPMYHTSTLENRRPPKATPQRLHNSKIPSPINPVQSPQSQYNNYTLRTSRLLELARARGAIPKNLDFMNAPRAMPEDSSSSSDPNLEDYTMQQQSSMPDVRVAGDTNKRVKEISDAEPSTSATHLKSSEYILNSDVDTSEHETTDSRPKKLVNKYESLEPGYMESSSDMSQQGSGVFSSSASKSRSGLFKPVSGILSALYSKLDSSSHSRLSGSEDGATSNNSSTSKLVEQNPNATPSKQKKKFLLHLNRKAHKTSTPKHNSGKSSSKRASPHSPHGNTHWLPKPESPRLPMQMPIATIESFTDDEDDEFLSNKPLIQTAQLPSPTTQIPRPQRRSSGKRSQSLAEGDSSPTAKAWFPRNGIFTPVPDNSLRCELLNVGSSDSLTHESSVSSLRQDGSMDKLVSGGSGSKVHPVNIAKDDEQPSSAPNLNTNPSTKNGQSRIPRPSSGNVAIANTHSFTAIPIGPEGSNGLRSPQKQKKEPPPKLQLKDFDKEAKQSSWKTGLSHLLRRTKQSSMNNNVVTKQNASSSHNKLVKSRPKLGKVRKEWNNDMDAKWTTPPASSTSCVNSNSKFRPGLGVHAGDQCQ